A stretch of the Uranotaenia lowii strain MFRU-FL chromosome 3, ASM2978415v1, whole genome shotgun sequence genome encodes the following:
- the LOC129756304 gene encoding phosphate carrier protein, mitochondrial: MFSSLIDAARNSPFKTPFSRAQCDAGSPVAGRSIQAAASKEVEFGSNEFFGLCAIGGILSCGLTHTAVVPLDLVKCRLQVDAAKYKNVFHGFKVTVAEEGARGLAKGWAPTFFGYSAQGAFKFGLYEVFKIKYADLIGDENAYLYRTSVYLAASASAEFFADIALSPLEAAKVKIQTMPGYANTMRQAMPKMMAEEGVAAFYKGLVPLWCRQIPYTMMKFACFERTLELLYKHVVPKPRDQCTKGEQLVVTFAAGYIAGVFCAIVSHPADVVVSKLNQAKGSSAIDVAKSLGFMGMWHGLVPRIVMIGTLTGLQWFIYDGVKVALSIPRPPPPEMPESLKKKLGVE; this comes from the exons ATGTTCTCTTCCCTGATTGACGCCGCCCGGAACTCTCCGTTCAAGACTCCCTTCAGCAGAGCCCAGTGCGATGCCGGAAGTCCAGTGGCTGGACGGTCAATCCAGGCAGCCGCCAGCAAGGAAGTCGAGTTCGGTTCCAACGAATTTTTCGGCCTGTGCGCCATCGGCGGTATTCTGTCGTGCGGTCTGACGCACACAGCCGTCGTTCCGTTGGATTTGGTCAAATGCCGCTTGCAGGTCGATGCGGCTAAGTACAAGAACGTGTTCCACGGTTTCAAGGTTACCGTGGCCGAGGAGGGAGCCCGCGGTTTGGCCAAGGGATGGGCTCCAACCTTCTTCGGATATTCGGCACAG GGTGCCTTCAAATTCGGCCTGTATGAGGTGTTCAAAATCAAGTACGCCGACTTGATTGGCGATGAGAATGCCTACCTGTATCGTACCTCGGTTTACCTGGCTGCTTCGGCTTCAGCCGAATTTTTCGCCGATATTGCCCTATCGCCGCTAGAGGCTGCCAAGGTCAAGATCCAGACCATGCCCGGTTACGCCAACACCATGCGCCAAGCCATGCCCAAGATGATGGCCGAGGAGGGCGTTGCAGCCTTCTACAAGGGTCTGGTTCCGCTGTGGTGCCGACAGATCCCGTACACCATGATGAAGTTCGCCTGCTTCGAACGTACCCTGGAACTGTTGTACAA GCATGTTGTACCGAAGCCCCGTGACCAGTGCACAAAGGGTGAGCAGCTTGTGGTGACATTCGCTGCCGGTTACATTGCCGGTGTATTCTGCGCTATTGTGTCTCACCCAGCTGATGTGGTCGTGTCGAAACTGAACCAGGCCAAGGGATCCAGTGCGATTGACGTTGCCAAGAGCCTTGGCTTCATGGGTATGTGGCACGGATTGGTGCCCCGTATTGTGATGATCGGTACGCTGACCGGTCTCCAATGGTTCATCTACGATGGTGTTAAGGTGGCTCTGTCCATCCCCCGCCCACCCCCACCAGAGATGCCAGAATCGCTGAAGAAGAAGCTCGGTGTCGAATAA
- the LOC129756305 gene encoding phosphate carrier protein, mitochondrial-like translates to MFSALMDAARNSPFKTPFTRAQCDGPVAGRSIAAASGEEVEFGSNKFFLLCGLGGIISCGSTHTFVVPLDLVKCRLQVDSAKYKNLFNGFKVSVAEEGTKGLVKGWAPTFFGYSAQGAFKFGLYEVFKVQYSNILGEENAYLYRTWLYLAASASAEFFADIALSPFEAAKVKIQTMPGFANTMREAMPKMMGEEGITAFYKGLVPLWCRQIPYTMMKFACFEKTLELLYAYVVPKPRDQCTKGEQLLVTFAAGYIAGVFCAIVSHPADVVVSKLNQAKGSSAIDVAKSLGFMGMWQGLMPRIVMIGTLTALQWFIYDGVKVALNIPRPPPPEMPESLKKKLGVQ, encoded by the exons ATGTTCTCTGCACTAATGGATGCTGCCCGTAACTCGCCCTTCAAGACCCCGTTCACCAGGGCCCAATGTGATGGGCCCGTTGCCGGCCGGTCGATTGCCGCTGCCAGCGGTGAAGAGGTCGAGTTCGGTTCGAACAAATTCTTCCTACTCTGCGGTCTCGGTGGCATCATCTCGTGCGGTTCGACCCACACCTTCGTGGTGCCGCTCGATCTGGTCAAGTGCCGGCTGCAAGTCGACTCAGCCAAGTACAAGAATCTGTTCAACGGCTTTAAGGTGTCGGTGGCCGAGGAGGGCACCAAGGGTCTGGTGAAGGGATGGGCCCCGACGTTCTTCGGTTATTCGGCACAG GGCGCTTTCAAGTTCGGTTTGTACGAGGTGTTCAAGGTGCAGTACTCCAACATCCTTGGCGAGGAGAATGCGTACCTGTACCGTACCTGGTTATACCTGGCCGCCTCTGCCTCGGCCGAGTTCTTCGCCGATATCGCCCTGTCGCCATTCGAAGCTGCCAAGGTCAAGATTCAGACCATGCCCGGCTTCGCCAACACCATGCGTGAGGCTATGCCCAAGATGATGGGTGAGGAGGGTATCACTGCCTTCTACAAGGGTCTGGTCCCGCTGTGGTGCCGACAGATCCCGTACACCATGATGAAGTTCGCCTGCTTCGAGAAGACCTTGGAGCTTCTGTATGC TTACGTCGTGCCCAAGCCACGCGACCAGTGCACAAAGGGTGAGCAGTTGTTGGTGACATTCGCTGCCGGTTACATTGCTGGTGTGTTCTGCGCTATTGTGTCTCACCCGGCCGATGTGGTCGTGTCGAAACTGAACCAGGCCAAGGGATCCAGTGCGATCGACGTGGCCAAGAGCCTCGGATTCATGGGTATGTGGCAAGGTCTGATGCCCCGTATCGTGATGATCGGTACGCTGACTGCTCTGCAATGGTTCATCTACGATGGTGTCAAGGTCGCTCTGAATATCCCCCGCCCACCCCCACCGGAGATGCCAGAATCGCTGAAGAAGAAGCTCGGAGTTCAGTAA